A window of the Thiomicrospira microaerophila genome harbors these coding sequences:
- the rpsG gene encoding 30S ribosomal protein S7: MARRREIPKRLVLPDPKFGDVTLTKFVNMIMVSGKKAVAEKIVYGALDKVVERRKGGDHAAYLKEALENVGPLVEVKSRRVGGATYQVPVEVRPERKMALSMRWIVEAARKRSEKGMMLRLAGELSDALENRGSAIKKKEDTHRMAEANKAFSHFRW, encoded by the coding sequence ATGGCAAGAAGAAGAGAGATACCAAAAAGATTAGTATTACCTGATCCTAAGTTTGGTGATGTAACCCTGACAAAGTTTGTTAACATGATAATGGTTAGCGGAAAAAAAGCGGTTGCAGAAAAAATAGTTTATGGTGCGTTAGATAAGGTTGTGGAACGTCGTAAAGGCGGTGATCATGCGGCTTATTTAAAAGAAGCGCTAGAAAATGTTGGTCCTTTGGTAGAAGTTAAATCCCGCCGTGTTGGTGGTGCTACCTATCAAGTGCCTGTAGAAGTACGTCCAGAAAGAAAAATGGCGTTGTCAATGCGTTGGATTGTTGAAGCTGCGCGTAAGCGTAGTGAAAAAGGCATGATGTTGCGCCTTGCTGGTGAGTTATCAGATGCACTTGAAAATCGCGGTTCTGCGATCAAGAAGAAAGAAGATACACACAGAATGGCTGAGGCAAACAAAGCCTTTTCACATTTCCGCTGGTAA
- the rpsL gene encoding 30S ribosomal protein S12: MATINQLVRKPRKDKVKKSTVPALESCPQRRGVCTRVYTTTPKKPNSALRKVARVRLTNGFEVSTYIGGEGHNLQEHSVILIRGGRVKDLPGVRYHTVRGALDCSGVNERKQGRSKYGAKRPKGK; this comes from the coding sequence ATGGCTACAATAAACCAGTTGGTTCGTAAGCCGCGTAAAGACAAGGTTAAAAAGTCTACAGTACCCGCTTTGGAGTCATGTCCGCAGCGTCGTGGTGTATGTACGCGTGTTTATACAACTACCCCTAAAAAGCCTAACTCAGCCCTGCGTAAAGTTGCGCGTGTTCGTTTAACTAACGGTTTTGAAGTATCTACCTATATTGGTGGTGAGGGTCATAACTTACAGGAACACTCGGTTATTTTAATTCGTGGTGGTCGTGTTAAGGATTTGCCTGGTGTGCGTTATCATACAGTGCGTGGAGCATTAGATTGCTCTGGTGTTAATGAGCGTAAACAAGGTCGTTCTAAGTACGGTGCTAAGCGTCCAAAAGGTAAGTAA